The Anastrepha ludens isolate Willacy chromosome 2, idAnaLude1.1, whole genome shotgun sequence DNA window TGAGAAAGTGGAAGTCACGTCCGTCCTGGACGATCTAACACAGATATTTCTATGACGCGCAAACCTCGGTACGTGGGATCGATCACTTGTAATCCTTTCGGATTGTAAATGCGCTCATTTTGGGAAGCAatgaatttggaaattttacGAAGTGTCTGGTTGGAAATATGTAGacacaattaattaattttaacaaattatatCAACTAAAACCCATACCTTTTCATAGTGTGTTTCCGAACACATATACACTAGATAGGCGGTGATGCAGCCAATGCAACCTTCACAGTAAGTACTGCAAGAACCTTTTTCCG harbors:
- the LOC128855633 gene encoding golgin subfamily A member 7, with amino-acid sequence MSQGLTSLQGGANKVFIQRDYSEGTSVKFHTRLPSELEGLVERQAFESTINRLNEFFAEAEKGSCSTYCEGCIGCITAYLVYMCSETHYEKTLRKISKFIASQNERIYNPKGLQVIDPTYRGLRVIEISVLDRPGRT